From one Neofelis nebulosa isolate mNeoNeb1 chromosome 4, mNeoNeb1.pri, whole genome shotgun sequence genomic stretch:
- the SPMIP4 gene encoding uncharacterized protein C7orf31 homolog isoform X2, translated as MFYLIFLFRKLPIEQFYYLTQNKKSDIYGNDSLMPKPPNATVQETCSPYPIEHPYHTHISRGAMFPTFTSPKDPYTGIKARSQRPFPPTVPTKAYDTTILKTRGNPYRYELLDFPMDSKKKALNWPGQGVYYDFPKCVGKNKPVFYPKPPKTCAPNTSLNSWDPINSLKEANIQRNLERSHWITSYAHDFTGLGPMNPLELDDYHEKERAELTGQIGFDPEPQEKFHPVLKPPRPLAGRIARLMQNRRPLEAVVQQRPHSCPDCTPRVLCNFHTFVPSSTEMMALSDNTLAGVTHKKQEIEDKIKEEQSLLSTYASPPCYPTRDLTNVCDIKISPKITDTKKIKDLYWRQLALKPQPIPCYSPNHYIQYEHLKPAIRDPCTMCQNSVSFSKPTILESKPDLEAFDFEHILSKPEERLTLNTENNEETRPILGWIPRAGVAKPQTDLLGLKNSFSKTGAQKRFHKSILEDHKDLRDKEHSGMKHQFYGYNSYYFYN; from the exons AGAAACCTGCTCCCCATATCCGATTGAACACCCCTACCACACACACATCTCACGTGGTGCCATGTTCCCGACCTTTACATCACCTAAGGATCCTTACACTGGCATTAAAGCCCGAAGCCAACGGCCGTTTCCTCCCACTGTGCCAACGAAGGCTTACGATACGACGATTTTGAAAACAAGAG GTAACCCTTACAGATATGAACTGCTTGATTTTCCAATGGATTCAAAGAAGAAAGCCTTGAATTGGCCAGGTCAGGGTGTATATTATGAT TTTCCTAAATGTGTTGGAAAGAACAAGCCAGTGTTCTACCCAAAACCTCCTAAAACCTGCGCTCCTAACACTTCTTTAAATTCGTGGGACCCGATTAACTCTCTAAAAGAAGCcaatatacaaagaaatcttgagaGGTCCCACTGGATCACTTCATATGCTCATGATTTTACAG GTCTGGGGCCCATGAACCCCCTTGAACTGGATGATTACCATGAAAAGGAGAGAGCAGAGTTAACTGGACAGATAGGATTTGACCCAGAGCCT CAAGAAAAATTCCATCCTGTCTTAAAACCTCCAAGACCCCTAGCAGGACGAATTGCTCGACTGATGCAGAACCGACGGCCTCTGGAGGCTGTTGTCCAGCAGAGACCACATTCCTGTCCAGATTGTACCCCTAGAGTTTTGTGTAATTTTCATACCTTTGTACCCAGTTCTACAGAAATGATGGCACTTAGTGATAACACACTGGCAGGTGTCACCCATAAAAAACAGGAAATTGAAGACAAGATCAAGGAAGAACAAAGTTTGCTATCTACCTATGCATCCCCACCTTGTTACCCAACAAGAGATCTGACTAACGTTTGTGACATAAAAATATCTCCAAAAATCACAGATACTAAGAAGATAAAAGATTTGTACTGGAGACAGCTGGCATTAAAACCCCAACCTATACCTTGCTATAGCCCAAACCATTACATTCAGTATGAGCATCTAAAACCTGCCATACGTGACCCGTGTACTATGTGTCAAAACTCTGTTAGCTTTAGTAAGCCTACTATTTTAGAAAGTAAACCAGACTTGGAAGCTTTTGATTTCGAACATATTTTAAGTAAGCCAGAAGAAAGGCTGACCTTGAACACAGAAAACAATGAGGAGACAAGACCCATTCTGGGTTGGATTCCTAGAGCTGGAGTGGCCAAGCCTCAGACTGACCTGCTAGGGCTTAAGAACTCTTTTTCAAAAACTGGTGCACAAAAACGTTTCCATAAATCAATTCTAGAAGACCATAAAGACCTCAGGGATAAGGAGCATTCAGGGATGAAACACCAATTCTATGGCTATAATTCCTATTATTTCTATAATTGA